A genomic segment from Bacteroidota bacterium encodes:
- a CDS encoding diphthine--ammonia ligase, with the protein MEKIKAIFSWSGGKDSALCLHRVLQQGMYEVCFLLTTVNGNLQRVSMHGIPESLLDAQAAATGIPLKKVYVYEASNAGYERQMHEALSQAKAAGINTVIFGDIFLEDLRKYREEKLAAVGMNAVFPLWKEDTAKLVKEFTGNGFQSVICCVNDAYLSENDAGALLDADFVSSLPPDVDPCGENGEYHSFCFAGPIYNKPVQVKVAGKIYQPLDAALQQPDRLGKITKGFWYADVVEG; encoded by the coding sequence ATGGAAAAAATCAAAGCCATTTTCTCGTGGAGCGGCGGCAAGGATTCGGCCCTGTGCCTGCACAGGGTTTTGCAGCAAGGTATGTATGAGGTTTGCTTTTTGCTTACCACAGTAAACGGCAATCTGCAGCGTGTTTCGATGCACGGCATACCCGAAAGTCTGCTCGATGCGCAGGCTGCCGCCACCGGCATTCCGTTGAAAAAAGTGTATGTGTATGAAGCCAGCAATGCCGGATATGAAAGGCAAATGCACGAGGCGCTGTCACAGGCCAAAGCTGCGGGAATTAATACGGTAATTTTTGGTGATATTTTTCTGGAAGATCTTCGCAAATACCGCGAAGAAAAACTGGCTGCAGTGGGTATGAATGCCGTGTTTCCGCTGTGGAAAGAGGATACCGCAAAGCTGGTGAAGGAATTTACCGGCAATGGATTTCAGTCGGTAATATGCTGCGTGAACGATGCCTATTTGAGTGAGAACGACGCAGGGGCGTTACTCGATGCCGATTTTGTGTCTTCACTTCCGCCCGATGTGGATCCCTGCGGCGAAAACGGCGAATACCACAGCTTCTGCTTTGCAGGGCCAATTTACAATAAACCCGTGCAGGTGAAAGTGGCCGGAAAAATTTACCAGCCGCTTGATGCCGCGTTGCAGCAGCCCGACAGGCTGGGAAAGATTACAAAAGGATTCTGGTATGCCGATGTGGTGGAGGGTTAA